The genomic region CCAGGCCGAGCTCACCGTTTCCGGCGACCCCGGCGACATCGCCGCCCTGCGCAGTCGTGCCGAGGAGCTCGCCGGCCAGCTGCGCGCCAAGCACCCGCCGGCTCCCGACGACACGCCGACCGCCTCGAGCGCAGCGCCACGCGGCGGCCCCGGGCCGGCGGCGACCGCACTGGACAGCGTGGAGCAGGCGCTGCGTGCGCGCGACACGACCTCCGTCGTGCTCGACGGCGGTGATCGCCACGAGCTCCGCGACGCGGTCCTGCACCCCTCCACGCGGTGGCGCTCGATCCAGGTGCGCCATGCCCTCCGCACGGCGTTCGGGCTGCTGGTGATGCTGGTGGTGACGGCCGGTCTCGAGCCGGGCGACCCGCTGGTCAGCACGGTCCTGCTGACCACGTTCAGCATCCTGCAGGCCAGCTGGCGCGACACCCTCGCCAAGGTCCGCAACAAGGTCATCGGCGTGGTGGCCGGGTCTGCCGCGGTCGCGGTGATCCTGCTGACCGTGCCGGAGCGGTACCTGACCGCGGTCGCGGCCGTCGCGCTCGCGCTGGGGCTCTGGTACATCGTCTCCCGCCCGGCGCTGGGCGCCGGCTTCATGGTGGTGGTCAGCGTCGGGTTCAACGCTGTCACCCGCGACCTCGATCCCGGCGAGCTGCTGGTGCAGTACGTCGCGCTGACCGCCTGCGCAGTCGCCGTCGGGCTGGTCCTCGGGTTCGCGGTCGTCCCGGCGTTCCGGCCCGCGCCCCTGCGCGAGCGCGTCGCCTCCGCGACCGAGGCCACCGCCGCGGTGCTCCAGGCCGCCGCGGCCGCGGCGCGCCCCTCGGCGCCGGAGCTGGTCGCGCTGCACCGCGACGCCTCGCAGAAGCAGGACGAGCTCGTCCCCGACCGCGAGCGCCTCGACGAGCGCCAGCTCGCCGAGCTCGAGCGCCTGCGCTCGAGCCTGCGCGACCTCACCACCCTGCTCGACACCGCCACCCCGGACCGCGCCGCGCTGAGCCGGGCCGTCGAGCTGCTCGCGGCCGACCAGACCGTCCAGACCGACGGAGTGAGCGCGCAGCGACGAGGTGTCGCGCCCGCCACCGATGCGACCTCCAGCGCGACGCTGTGGGACCTCGCGGAGCAGTCCGGCTCCGCCGAGCGCTACCTCCTCGACACCCTCCCCGCGACCCCCTGAGCGGGGGGGCGGTCAGCCGGCCAGGTGTCCCCAGCGCGGGGCCAGGTCGGCCCAGGGGCCCACCTCGCGCACGTGCCCGTCGACGAGCACGACCACCCGGTCGGCCTGCTCCAGCGCCGCCCGCTTCGAGGTCGCGCCGAGCACGGTGGTCCCGCGCTCGCGCAGCGCGGTCCACAGCTCGATCTCGGTGGCGGCATCGAGCGCGCTGGAGACGTCGTCGGCGAGCAGCAGCTCGGCGTCGGCGGCGAGCGCGCGGGCCAGAGCGAGGCGCTGGACCTGCCCGCCGGACAGCCGGACACCGCGGTGCCCGACGACCGCGTCCGGTCCCCCGGCGCCGGCCACGTCGTGGCCCAGCCGCGCGTCGGCGACCGCGCGCTCGAGGTGACGCTCGTGGCCCAGGCGGACGTTGTCGGTGAAGGTGCCGGAGAGCACCCGCGGCACCTGGGCGACGTGGGCGACCTGGCCGGGGCGCAGGAAGGACTCGGGGTCCTCGACGTCGACGCCGTTCCAGCGCACCTCGCCGGTGTGCTCGACCAGGCCGGCGAGTGCGGCGAGCAGGCTGGACTTGCCCGCACCGACCTGCCCGAGGAGCAGCACCAGCTCGCCGGCCCTGAC from Nocardioides sp. dk884 harbors:
- a CDS encoding FUSC family protein, with amino-acid sequence MSDAPQLDASTPQHTAQPGKPGGSPVLLLLMAIVVVPAVVVADSFDAGPAAIIGGMVGLFSLVALMGGPLRADLRAASLTVPLLLFGAIVPRLLTEVSRPAAIALVVVIGFVAALLPLRGPRYANAGLGLGMTTLYSYAYATHGTADHRQVIGAAVAGVAVALLVRVLLGISDPSKPTREQIAQVLLADDAAAATTTAFDTWLHDGRQRWLARALEGASRYRLALRQAELTVSGDPGDIAALRSRAEELAGQLRAKHPPAPDDTPTASSAAPRGGPGPAATALDSVEQALRARDTTSVVLDGGDRHELRDAVLHPSTRWRSIQVRHALRTAFGLLVMLVVTAGLEPGDPLVSTVLLTTFSILQASWRDTLAKVRNKVIGVVAGSAAVAVILLTVPERYLTAVAAVALALGLWYIVSRPALGAGFMVVVSVGFNAVTRDLDPGELLVQYVALTACAVAVGLVLGFAVVPAFRPAPLRERVASATEATAAVLQAAAAAARPSAPELVALHRDASQKQDELVPDRERLDERQLAELERLRSSLRDLTTLLDTATPDRAALSRAVELLAADQTVQTDGVSAQRRGVAPATDATSSATLWDLAEQSGSAERYLLDTLPATP